In one window of Myxococcus virescens DNA:
- a CDS encoding response regulator, whose translation MSEKRRILLIDDSEITLAMEKAVLEARGYEVIATSTLMEFEKTLQTWRPDLILTDIHMPEAKGTDICRTLKNEYGTQDIPIVLFSSLPDDELSKLAEQVGADGSLSKVNGLEAMGEKIDELVQSILW comes from the coding sequence GTGTCCGAGAAGCGAAGAATCCTCCTGATTGATGACAGCGAGATTACGCTCGCGATGGAGAAGGCCGTGCTCGAAGCGCGCGGCTACGAGGTCATCGCCACCTCCACGCTCATGGAGTTCGAGAAGACGCTGCAGACCTGGCGCCCGGACCTCATCCTCACCGACATCCACATGCCCGAAGCCAAGGGCACGGATATCTGTCGCACGCTCAAGAACGAGTACGGCACGCAGGACATCCCCATCGTCCTCTTCTCCAGCCTCCCGGACGACGAGCTGTCCAAGCTCGCCGAACAGGTGGGGGCAGACGGCTCCTTGTCCAAGGTGAACGGGCTGGAAGCCATGGGTGAGAAGATCGACGAACTGGTGCAGAGCATCCTCTGGTGA
- a CDS encoding multiheme c-type cytochrome: MRAFLAAALLAASLAGCARKDPPPKPAEADASATSATAAAKPAVAASQGSGAILFLSADTRGYLGPCGCSENMRGGIARAAAQVQSARKGSLPVLYVDGGNSLFGEQRLKPGQVPQEERKAKALADAMRHMGLAVRATGPLDDTQGVDFRKGLGLPELAPGAVKLLPAGERKVGVVAATTAAQLAEASAQARAQGADFVVGLLDVTLDVAQQAVEQPGLKADVVVATRTATEFSGEENRLVRSAVPVVALQSKGRSLLRVDLAYAPQTGPFALQKGQDDLEREAAALEQRTALLDKDINLPGTDPKLKALKQGKRDELVARRQALLDAPPVTPDGVNAFTLRFVPLESSLPSDAEAVALVSAYDADVGKMNLAWAKAHGQDCPPPAPGRAGFVGNEPCRTCHEDAFPVWEKSKHHHAWETLEQVGKQFHLNCVGCHVTGWEQPGGVCRLDKVAGREDVGCESCHGPGSEHADAPGAHNIIASPGESVCVTCHNPENSPHFDFATYLPRIVGPGHGKP; encoded by the coding sequence ATGCGTGCCTTCCTCGCCGCGGCCCTGCTGGCCGCGTCGCTCGCTGGCTGTGCACGCAAGGACCCGCCCCCCAAGCCCGCGGAAGCAGACGCTTCGGCTACGTCGGCCACCGCCGCCGCGAAGCCCGCCGTGGCGGCAAGCCAGGGCTCGGGCGCCATCCTCTTCCTCTCCGCCGACACGCGTGGCTACCTGGGCCCGTGCGGCTGTAGCGAGAACATGCGAGGCGGCATTGCCCGCGCCGCCGCGCAGGTGCAGTCGGCGCGCAAGGGCTCGCTGCCGGTCCTCTATGTGGATGGCGGCAACAGCCTCTTCGGCGAGCAGCGGCTCAAGCCGGGACAAGTGCCCCAGGAGGAACGCAAGGCCAAGGCGCTCGCGGACGCCATGCGGCACATGGGCCTGGCGGTGCGCGCCACCGGCCCGCTGGACGACACGCAGGGCGTGGACTTCCGCAAGGGCCTGGGGCTGCCGGAGCTGGCGCCGGGCGCGGTGAAGCTGCTGCCCGCGGGCGAACGGAAGGTGGGCGTGGTGGCGGCGACCACGGCCGCGCAGCTCGCGGAGGCCAGCGCCCAGGCCCGCGCGCAGGGAGCGGACTTCGTGGTGGGTCTGCTGGACGTCACCCTGGACGTGGCCCAGCAGGCGGTGGAGCAGCCGGGTTTGAAGGCCGACGTGGTGGTGGCCACCCGCACCGCCACCGAGTTCAGCGGCGAGGAGAACCGGCTGGTGCGGTCCGCGGTGCCGGTGGTGGCGCTGCAGAGCAAGGGACGCTCGCTGCTGCGCGTGGACCTGGCCTATGCGCCCCAGACGGGCCCCTTCGCGCTGCAGAAGGGTCAGGATGACCTGGAGCGTGAGGCCGCCGCCCTGGAGCAGCGCACGGCGTTGCTGGACAAGGACATCAACCTCCCCGGCACGGACCCGAAGCTCAAGGCGCTCAAGCAGGGCAAGCGCGACGAACTGGTGGCGCGCCGGCAGGCCCTGCTGGACGCTCCGCCCGTCACCCCCGACGGCGTCAACGCATTCACGTTGCGCTTCGTGCCCCTGGAGTCCAGCCTTCCCTCCGACGCGGAGGCGGTCGCGCTGGTGTCCGCCTACGACGCGGACGTGGGGAAGATGAACCTCGCCTGGGCGAAGGCGCATGGACAGGACTGCCCCCCTCCCGCGCCGGGCCGCGCGGGCTTCGTGGGCAACGAGCCCTGCCGCACCTGCCACGAGGACGCCTTCCCCGTCTGGGAGAAGTCCAAGCACCACCACGCCTGGGAGACGCTGGAACAGGTGGGCAAGCAGTTCCACCTCAACTGCGTGGGGTGCCACGTCACCGGCTGGGAGCAGCCCGGCGGCGTTTGCCGGCTGGACAAGGTGGCGGGCCGCGAGGACGTGGGCTGTGAGAGCTGCCACGGTCCGGGCTCGGAGCACGCGGACGCGCCTGGAGCCCACAACATCATCGCCTCGCCGGGCGAGAGCGTGTGCGTCACCTGTCACAACCCGGAGAACTCGCCTCACTTCGATTTCGCGACGTACCTGCCGCGCATCGTGGGGCCAGGACACGGGAAGCCCTAG
- a CDS encoding LysM peptidoglycan-binding domain-containing protein — MPPLPLLLLALASAPASGLTPPPVGPVPAKAQVVESEGAQAPVAQSPAEKAPTASLEAAPVAVKPAGEAPSPVAGGEKAPTAATAPGAADTATEDVDEPGLEPLEPGTPMVAGDASEQGEATRDAVESESAELEELRALEGAALDPASRSTAEVMQSLRRLGLANPLRMRMLDALDEHTFREDEELPEIPLITDLATFDVAQIQDRYDIPVEMQPLVAQYVQFFQGPGRRWFRKWMSRAARYVPVMHPILEQYGLPKDTVYLAMIESGFSAHAYSWAHAAGPWQFISSTGKQYGLKQDFWVDERRDPIKATHAAASYLKDLKRELGHWYLAWAGYNTGSGRVRRMVERHGTTNFWLLSEERGLAKETKHYVPKLIAAALVAKHPAAFGFNENEFDPEPVLDFDEVQLTDAADLDVVARAAGVPVKVVQDLNPELKRWCTPPATAKKPYTLRLPKGAGTQFADNYKRISPAERLTFRIHKVKRGDTLSQIAETYGTASEAILQMNQLKSARTLRVGGELVIPIPAGKSSGGALATKVAQARRSGVVVRPEDEVPAGTPKGPVAAGPVKKETINGRTRVTYGVMSGDSLWVIANKFNVSVDSLKQWNNLKRRNPTLQVGSTLFIWPDGNTATASVQERGGTVLAKHSVSVAKPAGKAGKVHALAEGETLWSVAQRYGVSVDDIMRWNKIKDNRTIPTGKVLLLSAP, encoded by the coding sequence ATGCCGCCTCTACCTCTGCTCCTGCTCGCCCTGGCCTCAGCCCCTGCTTCGGGGCTCACCCCACCGCCCGTGGGGCCCGTTCCTGCCAAGGCTCAGGTGGTGGAATCCGAGGGTGCGCAGGCACCTGTGGCGCAGTCACCGGCCGAGAAGGCGCCCACGGCCAGCCTGGAAGCGGCCCCCGTTGCCGTAAAGCCGGCAGGCGAGGCTCCGTCGCCGGTGGCTGGTGGCGAGAAGGCACCAACGGCTGCTACGGCACCCGGCGCCGCGGATACCGCGACCGAGGATGTCGATGAGCCCGGTTTGGAGCCGCTGGAGCCCGGCACGCCGATGGTGGCCGGGGACGCCTCCGAGCAAGGCGAGGCCACGCGCGACGCGGTTGAGTCCGAGTCCGCCGAGTTGGAGGAACTGCGCGCACTGGAAGGCGCCGCGCTGGACCCGGCGTCGCGCTCCACCGCGGAGGTGATGCAGTCGCTGCGGCGGCTCGGGCTCGCCAACCCGCTGCGGATGCGCATGCTGGACGCGCTCGACGAACACACCTTCCGCGAGGACGAAGAGCTGCCGGAGATTCCGCTCATCACGGACCTGGCGACCTTTGACGTGGCGCAGATTCAGGACCGTTACGACATCCCAGTGGAGATGCAGCCGCTGGTGGCCCAGTACGTCCAGTTCTTCCAGGGGCCCGGGCGACGCTGGTTCCGCAAGTGGATGTCGCGCGCGGCCCGGTACGTGCCGGTGATGCACCCCATCCTGGAGCAGTACGGCCTGCCGAAGGACACGGTGTACCTGGCGATGATTGAGAGCGGCTTCTCGGCGCATGCCTATTCGTGGGCGCACGCGGCGGGGCCGTGGCAGTTCATCTCCAGCACCGGCAAGCAGTACGGGCTGAAGCAGGACTTCTGGGTGGACGAGCGGCGGGACCCCATCAAGGCCACCCACGCCGCGGCGTCCTACCTGAAGGACCTCAAGCGCGAGCTGGGGCACTGGTACCTGGCGTGGGCCGGCTACAACACCGGCTCCGGGCGCGTCCGGCGGATGGTGGAGCGGCACGGGACGACGAACTTCTGGCTCCTGTCCGAAGAGCGCGGCCTGGCGAAGGAGACGAAGCACTACGTGCCCAAGCTGATTGCCGCGGCGCTGGTGGCCAAGCACCCGGCGGCGTTCGGATTCAACGAGAACGAGTTCGACCCCGAGCCCGTGCTCGACTTCGACGAGGTGCAGCTCACCGACGCGGCGGACCTGGACGTCGTCGCCCGCGCGGCCGGCGTGCCCGTCAAGGTGGTGCAGGACCTCAACCCCGAGCTGAAGCGCTGGTGCACCCCGCCGGCGACGGCCAAGAAGCCCTACACGCTCCGGCTTCCCAAGGGGGCAGGGACTCAGTTCGCGGACAACTACAAGCGCATCAGCCCCGCGGAGCGGCTCACTTTCCGCATCCACAAGGTGAAGCGCGGCGACACCCTGTCCCAAATCGCGGAGACGTACGGCACGGCGTCCGAGGCCATCCTCCAGATGAACCAGCTGAAGTCGGCCCGGACGTTGCGCGTGGGCGGAGAGCTGGTGATTCCGATTCCTGCCGGCAAGAGCTCGGGCGGCGCGCTGGCGACGAAGGTGGCGCAGGCCCGACGCAGCGGCGTGGTGGTGCGGCCCGAGGACGAAGTACCGGCGGGTACGCCCAAAGGCCCGGTGGCCGCGGGCCCCGTGAAGAAGGAGACCATCAACGGGCGCACGCGCGTGACATACGGCGTGATGTCCGGCGACAGCCTCTGGGTGATTGCGAACAAGTTCAACGTGTCGGTGGACTCGCTGAAGCAGTGGAACAACCTCAAGCGGCGCAACCCGACGCTCCAGGTGGGCTCCACGCTGTTCATCTGGCCCGATGGCAACACGGCCACCGCCAGCGTGCAGGAGCGCGGCGGCACGGTGCTCGCGAAGCACTCGGTGAGCGTCGCCAAGCCCGCGGGCAAGGCCGGCAAGGTCCACGCGCTGGCCGAGGGCGAGACGCTCTGGTCTGTCGCGCAGCGCTACGGCGTCAGCGTGGACGACATCATGCGGTGGAACAAGATCAAGGACAACCGCACCATTCCCACGGGGAAGGTGCTGCTCCTCAGCGCGCCGTAG
- a CDS encoding L,D-transpeptidase family protein produces MTSSISPPESRISFLPPDVSDAASTPALGKTARSPKLASRVTVGQGPQPALDARPRSGTPLPPEGVDRPARTPAPPDNARFTGLPQLADVASGAQVLGPGSQGEGLRAVQATLLDMGFALHGGADGRHGPHTSRALRNFQVHASRTFPAVLPTGALDAATLRALDALAPAPGARGQTWGLPSAFFDGQQVRVVVALREHRTFLFDTRGQLVDIFPNATGAAASPTRTGLKVVRTKLDQLATEAAGARLWNDRHVFGVRMLDLSWADGRHSGEELHGTNAPALLGTDVSHGCIRHSNEAVRVLHDALSVGDRVAVVEHVDDPPLGVPRPVA; encoded by the coding sequence ATGACCTCATCCATCTCGCCACCGGAGTCACGTATCTCGTTCCTTCCGCCTGACGTCTCGGACGCGGCATCAACACCCGCCCTCGGCAAGACGGCACGCAGTCCCAAGCTCGCCTCCCGAGTCACCGTCGGCCAAGGTCCTCAGCCCGCGCTGGATGCACGTCCACGGTCCGGGACGCCCTTGCCTCCGGAAGGCGTGGACCGGCCCGCGCGCACTCCAGCGCCCCCTGACAACGCGCGCTTCACCGGGCTGCCCCAACTGGCGGACGTCGCGTCAGGGGCCCAGGTCCTCGGCCCCGGCAGCCAGGGCGAGGGCCTCCGCGCCGTACAAGCCACCCTGCTCGACATGGGCTTCGCCCTGCACGGCGGCGCGGACGGACGCCACGGCCCGCACACGAGCCGAGCGCTGCGGAACTTCCAGGTCCACGCCTCGCGCACCTTCCCCGCCGTCCTCCCCACGGGCGCGCTGGATGCCGCCACGCTGCGCGCGCTGGATGCACTGGCGCCAGCGCCAGGGGCGCGTGGGCAGACATGGGGATTGCCTTCCGCCTTCTTCGACGGACAACAGGTCCGCGTGGTGGTGGCCCTCCGGGAGCACCGGACCTTCCTCTTCGACACCCGTGGGCAACTCGTGGACATCTTCCCCAACGCCACGGGCGCCGCGGCCTCCCCTACCCGCACCGGGCTCAAGGTGGTCCGCACGAAGTTGGATCAACTGGCCACCGAAGCGGCCGGCGCACGGCTGTGGAACGACCGCCATGTCTTCGGCGTGCGCATGCTCGACCTCTCCTGGGCGGACGGCCGGCACTCCGGTGAGGAGCTGCACGGAACGAACGCCCCCGCCCTCCTGGGCACGGACGTCTCGCACGGCTGCATCCGCCACTCGAACGAGGCCGTGCGCGTGCTGCACGACGCGCTCTCCGTGGGAGACCGCGTGGCCGTCGTCGAGCACGTGGACGACCCGCCCCTGGGCGTACCGCGCCCCGTGGCGTGA
- a CDS encoding DNA/RNA non-specific endonuclease produces MARRTADDGRRGSTSCLTSSAPRTFRMTLRPTTTRAVPPRPTSAASPLNAVTTPGGSWRRSTAREVPINELQEKFGWKDDSWQVGVMQAADAAGSKTRGGNGQVSAAELESYLAAPEDGQYLTSTALQQKRSSLDAKLAQGNGSAVGVDAFESGWQATVARRADLLGGNGDGQLSAEELDAFIQASKAGKHADTRWVPDQQMAAFQSRVAEAAGELDPLRPAGALGSEGLSLVKEYSRLALDQGANVPTFVSYMLSASDIQETPATVSRLESTFVRDPELGRTGVTDSDYTRTGFDRGHMKPAEDSPTQEAMNESHLMTNIAPQHGNHNQQVWRTLEQGVSGLVNSLGGKAYILTGNLYLDDKGQPLPPEKRETTGAGERRIAVPTHNFKTVLHELPNGSLTMYAYLVPNMKDGPSKKEDILPLLDSHRVPVDRIEELLGQDLYANLPKRVQDKLETGTSAEGVFQRNSLYFAASLFRFAPGN; encoded by the coding sequence TTGGCGCGCCGAACGGCCGACGATGGGAGAAGGGGCTCCACCTCGTGCCTCACCTCGTCGGCCCCGAGGACGTTCAGGATGACGCTGCGACCCACCACGACGCGAGCCGTTCCCCCGCGCCCGACATCGGCCGCTTCGCCCCTCAATGCCGTCACCACGCCGGGAGGAAGCTGGAGACGCTCGACGGCCCGCGAGGTGCCCATCAACGAGCTCCAGGAGAAGTTCGGCTGGAAGGATGACAGCTGGCAGGTGGGGGTGATGCAGGCCGCCGACGCGGCGGGCAGCAAGACGCGCGGAGGCAACGGGCAGGTGTCCGCGGCGGAGCTGGAGAGCTACCTGGCCGCGCCCGAGGACGGGCAGTACCTGACGTCCACCGCGCTTCAGCAGAAGCGCTCCTCGCTGGACGCGAAGCTCGCTCAGGGAAATGGCTCCGCGGTGGGCGTGGACGCCTTCGAGAGCGGCTGGCAGGCCACGGTGGCCCGGCGCGCGGACCTGCTGGGGGGCAATGGAGACGGCCAGCTCAGCGCGGAGGAACTGGACGCGTTCATCCAGGCGTCGAAGGCGGGCAAGCACGCGGACACCCGCTGGGTGCCGGACCAGCAGATGGCCGCGTTCCAGAGCCGCGTGGCCGAAGCGGCCGGAGAGCTGGACCCACTGCGCCCCGCTGGAGCCCTGGGCTCGGAGGGGCTCAGCCTGGTGAAGGAGTATTCGCGCCTGGCGCTGGACCAGGGGGCGAACGTCCCCACCTTCGTGAGCTACATGCTGTCCGCGTCGGACATCCAGGAGACGCCCGCGACGGTGTCCCGGCTGGAGAGCACCTTCGTTCGCGACCCCGAGCTGGGCCGCACCGGCGTCACCGACTCCGACTACACGCGGACGGGCTTCGACCGGGGCCACATGAAGCCGGCGGAGGACTCGCCCACGCAGGAGGCGATGAACGAGAGCCACCTGATGACCAACATCGCCCCCCAGCATGGCAACCACAACCAACAGGTGTGGCGCACGCTGGAGCAGGGCGTCTCCGGTCTCGTGAACTCGCTGGGCGGCAAGGCGTACATCCTCACCGGCAACCTGTACCTGGATGACAAGGGGCAGCCGCTGCCTCCGGAGAAGCGGGAGACGACGGGGGCGGGGGAGCGCCGCATCGCCGTGCCCACGCACAACTTCAAGACGGTCCTCCATGAGCTGCCGAACGGCAGCCTCACGATGTACGCGTACCTCGTGCCCAACATGAAGGACGGGCCGTCGAAGAAGGAGGACATCCTCCCGCTGCTCGATTCGCACCGCGTGCCCGTGGACCGCATCGAGGAGCTGCTGGGGCAGGACCTCTACGCAAACCTGCCCAAGCGGGTGCAGGACAAGCTGGAGACGGGCACGTCGGCCGAAGGCGTCTTCCAGCGCAACAGCCTGTACTTCGCCGCCAGCCTGTTCCGTTTCGCGCCCGGCAACTGA
- a CDS encoding gamma-glutamylcyclotransferase: MAAGPTAPRSWFAYSLDLAPVIARERLPGLPPIPDVLEGELAEALDVDVVYDVASAAWGGKVARLVDAPGHKLPGMLRRVPADAWDALVRLESAMAGATEVRQVKVRTFTGAVLSAHVFTPTAPATPAQGLVSEAFLVTLALSAEEAGLSPDHVERLQAEARIVQALQKAGPEALSLSKAPGKKG; encoded by the coding sequence ATGGCTGCTGGCCCCACTGCTCCGCGTTCCTGGTTCGCGTACTCCCTCGACCTGGCCCCGGTGATTGCGCGCGAGCGCCTCCCGGGGCTCCCGCCCATTCCCGACGTGCTGGAGGGCGAGCTGGCGGAGGCGCTCGACGTGGACGTCGTCTACGACGTGGCGTCGGCGGCCTGGGGCGGGAAGGTGGCCCGGCTGGTGGATGCGCCAGGCCACAAGCTCCCCGGCATGCTCCGCCGCGTTCCCGCGGACGCCTGGGACGCGCTGGTCCGCCTGGAGTCCGCGATGGCGGGCGCCACCGAGGTCCGGCAGGTGAAGGTGCGCACCTTCACCGGGGCCGTGCTCAGCGCCCACGTCTTCACGCCCACGGCTCCCGCGACGCCCGCTCAGGGGCTCGTGAGTGAGGCCTTCCTCGTCACCCTGGCGCTGTCGGCGGAGGAGGCCGGGCTGTCCCCGGACCACGTGGAGCGGCTCCAGGCCGAGGCCCGTATCGTCCAGGCCCTCCAGAAGGCGGGCCCGGAGGCCCTGAGCCTATCGAAAGCCCCTGGAAAGAAGGGTTAG
- a CDS encoding ATP-binding protein, whose product MSKVRKVNKADPLADLPRWAQQLARKYYTKTVSAFLLYGAVRDLQPLQLEDGGRGFGTLKTFLSEELFGGRDHVIFYDRSSGIRSATPETQKDLQRAMAGYDAMYGTDYAKVMPRDPGRALQILENFMRMRLSEGRSLALIVDFAETLVPGGEMSHLSSEDRFVVATLDKWAHDPQFLASDVSVVLLAENLADVSPRISRNPYVAPIELPLPTEEERLEYVRYKLEGKRLQSVSDVPLAGLAKMTAGLSRINLDRVLTEAIEREVRITSELLKEKKREIIQAECHGLLEFIEPVHTLDAVAGHAKAKQMLRQAAGALKKGRLEVMPMGYLLSGPVGTGKTFMVSCFAGEIGIPVVKFLNFRSQWQGVTEANLEKIFNLLKALWPVAVMIDEADTFLGNRDSGGDSGTSSRVFGSIASFMGNTFYRGKIVWFLMTARPDLLPIDLKRQGRAEEHLALFYPQTDAERDELFQVMSKKTGVSVEGIESFSTLIPEGVRAFSGADIEAVMVRSKFRALAEGREAVTKDDLAAVLADFVPPSYPLEIELQNLVAVQECTSRELLPEGFRQLDRDYITRRVRELKALLESQ is encoded by the coding sequence GTGAGCAAGGTGCGCAAGGTGAACAAGGCGGATCCCCTGGCGGATCTTCCTCGCTGGGCCCAGCAGCTGGCCCGGAAGTACTACACGAAGACGGTCAGCGCCTTCCTGCTGTACGGGGCCGTGCGGGACTTGCAGCCCCTGCAGTTGGAGGATGGCGGCCGCGGCTTCGGCACGCTGAAGACGTTCCTCTCCGAGGAGCTCTTCGGCGGCCGGGACCACGTCATCTTCTATGACCGGTCGTCCGGCATCCGCTCCGCGACGCCGGAGACGCAGAAGGACCTGCAGCGGGCCATGGCGGGCTACGACGCCATGTACGGCACCGACTACGCCAAGGTCATGCCGAGAGACCCGGGCCGCGCGCTCCAGATTCTGGAGAACTTCATGCGCATGCGCCTGAGCGAGGGCCGCTCGCTGGCGCTCATCGTCGACTTCGCGGAGACGCTCGTTCCCGGCGGGGAGATGAGCCACCTCTCCAGCGAGGACCGCTTCGTGGTGGCCACGTTGGACAAGTGGGCGCACGACCCGCAGTTCCTCGCGTCCGACGTGTCCGTGGTGCTGCTGGCGGAGAACCTGGCGGACGTGTCGCCGCGCATCAGCCGCAACCCGTACGTGGCGCCCATCGAGCTGCCCCTTCCCACCGAGGAGGAGCGGCTGGAGTACGTGCGCTACAAGCTGGAGGGCAAGCGGCTCCAGTCCGTGTCGGACGTGCCGCTGGCGGGCCTGGCGAAGATGACGGCGGGTTTGTCCCGCATCAACCTGGACCGCGTGCTCACCGAGGCCATCGAGCGCGAGGTGCGCATCACCTCCGAGCTGCTCAAGGAGAAGAAGCGCGAAATCATCCAGGCGGAGTGTCACGGCCTGCTGGAGTTCATCGAGCCGGTGCACACGCTGGACGCCGTGGCGGGACACGCCAAGGCCAAGCAGATGCTGCGGCAGGCAGCCGGGGCCCTGAAGAAGGGGCGCCTGGAGGTCATGCCCATGGGCTACCTGCTGTCGGGTCCCGTGGGCACGGGCAAGACGTTCATGGTGAGCTGCTTCGCCGGGGAGATTGGAATCCCCGTGGTGAAGTTCCTCAACTTCCGCAGCCAGTGGCAGGGCGTCACCGAGGCGAACCTCGAGAAGATCTTCAACCTGCTCAAGGCCCTGTGGCCGGTGGCGGTGATGATTGACGAGGCGGATACGTTCCTCGGCAACCGTGACTCCGGCGGAGACTCCGGGACGAGCAGCCGCGTGTTCGGCTCCATCGCCTCGTTCATGGGCAACACGTTCTACCGCGGGAAGATTGTCTGGTTCCTGATGACGGCGCGGCCGGACCTGCTGCCCATCGACCTCAAGCGGCAGGGGCGCGCGGAGGAGCACCTGGCGCTCTTCTATCCGCAGACGGACGCGGAGCGGGACGAGCTGTTCCAGGTCATGTCCAAGAAGACGGGCGTGTCCGTGGAAGGCATCGAATCCTTCTCCACGCTGATTCCGGAGGGCGTGCGCGCCTTCAGCGGCGCGGACATCGAAGCCGTCATGGTGCGCTCGAAGTTCCGCGCGCTGGCGGAGGGCCGCGAGGCGGTGACGAAGGACGACCTGGCCGCGGTGCTCGCGGACTTCGTGCCCCCCAGCTACCCGCTGGAAATCGAGCTGCAGAACCTGGTGGCGGTGCAGGAGTGCACCAGCCGCGAGCTGCTGCCCGAGGGCTTCCGCCAACTGGACCGGGACTACATCACCCGGCGCGTGCGCGAGCTGAAGGCGCTGCTGGAGTCGCAGTAG